From a region of the Acinetobacter calcoaceticus genome:
- the cysD gene encoding sulfate adenylyltransferase subunit CysD, giving the protein MTESRLTHLKQLEAESIHIIREVAAEFENPVMLYSIGKDSAVMLHLALKAFYPAKLPFPLLHVDTGWKFKEMISFRDNMAKTHGFDLIVHQNKEGREAGINPFDHGSSKYTDIMKTQALKQALDKYQFDAAFGGARRDEEKSRAKERVYSFRDSKHRWDPKNQRPELWNLYNGKVNKGESIRVFPLSNWTELDIWQYIYLENIQIVPLYFSAVRPVVERSGTLIMVDDERMRLKEGEVPQMKSVRFRTLGCYPLTGAVESEADTLPEIIQEMLLATSSERQGRMIDHDEAGSMEKKKQEGYF; this is encoded by the coding sequence ATGACTGAATCAAGACTCACACATCTCAAGCAACTTGAAGCTGAAAGCATTCATATTATTCGTGAAGTTGCTGCTGAATTTGAAAATCCGGTAATGCTTTACTCAATTGGTAAAGACTCGGCGGTAATGCTTCATCTTGCGTTAAAAGCGTTTTACCCAGCTAAACTTCCATTCCCATTATTACATGTAGATACTGGGTGGAAATTTAAAGAGATGATTTCATTTCGCGATAACATGGCAAAAACGCATGGCTTTGATTTAATCGTTCATCAGAACAAAGAAGGTCGCGAAGCTGGAATCAATCCATTCGATCATGGTAGCTCAAAATATACAGATATTATGAAAACCCAAGCTTTGAAACAGGCTTTGGATAAATATCAATTTGATGCTGCTTTTGGTGGCGCACGCCGTGATGAAGAAAAATCACGCGCGAAAGAACGTGTTTATTCATTCCGTGATAGTAAGCATCGTTGGGATCCGAAAAACCAGCGTCCTGAACTTTGGAATCTTTACAACGGTAAAGTGAATAAAGGTGAAAGTATTCGTGTATTCCCATTATCTAACTGGACTGAGTTGGATATCTGGCAATATATCTATTTAGAAAATATTCAAATTGTTCCTCTTTATTTCTCTGCTGTTCGTCCGGTAGTGGAGCGTAGCGGTACGTTAATCATGGTTGATGATGAACGTATGCGTTTAAAAGAGGGTGAAGTTCCACAGATGAAGTCTGTACGTTTCCGTACGCTTGGCTGTTATCCATTAACTGGTGCAGTTGAGTCTGAAGCGGATACGTTACCTGAAATTATCCAAGAAATGCTTTTAGCCACGAGTTCTGAGCGTCAAGGTCGTATGATTGACCATGATGAAGCGGGCTCAATGGAAAAGAAAAAGCAAGAAGGCTATTTCTAA
- a CDS encoding capsule assembly Wzi family protein: MFLRKTLSIAILATASSTIFAQGLVLNNEDLRTDLNWLNQQGVINISTSTWPLSGDEIHRALSRAEVSHPAQQKVINSVLNALKADNNTVKVGAFAATDSKNIPQAFGDNQKAQYQGSLEFNAGGENWDARIRVNAEKDPQIDNGQDVNVEGSYVAGKLWNQWVVAGQIPTWWGPGHDGSLIRGDASRPVYGVTAQRAVQNAFDSKWLSWIGPWQYQAFAGQLDDYKAVPDAKLIGLRVTAQPLPYIELGASRAIQWGGDGRPESFSSLWDAFVGNKDNGGTGEADPSNQIAGFDGRLLLQPLFQVPVSIYGQYVGEDEAGGLPSKKMYLAGVDYSSSYNNLPYQLYAEWADTRTNGDVRGISYAHSTYKDGYYQHGYPLGHAMGGDGQMYSVGGDIRFDVMNRLSGRAMVVKVNQSDRAINKAFPKDDEIKALDLTWTHFIKPDLPLKINGWVSDSDLEGNDAGASIGIEIPLERKMFGF; this comes from the coding sequence ATGTTTCTAAGAAAAACACTTTCGATTGCAATATTGGCAACTGCTTCATCCACTATTTTTGCACAAGGTTTAGTGCTAAATAATGAGGACTTACGTACAGACTTAAATTGGTTGAATCAACAAGGTGTTATCAATATTAGCACTTCAACTTGGCCGTTAAGTGGTGATGAAATTCATCGAGCACTCTCTCGGGCAGAAGTGTCTCATCCAGCTCAACAAAAAGTTATTAATTCCGTTCTTAATGCATTAAAAGCAGATAATAATACGGTTAAAGTGGGTGCTTTTGCTGCAACCGATAGCAAAAATATTCCGCAAGCATTCGGTGATAACCAAAAGGCTCAATATCAAGGTTCTTTAGAGTTTAATGCAGGTGGTGAAAACTGGGATGCAAGAATTCGAGTAAATGCAGAAAAAGATCCACAAATTGATAATGGACAAGATGTGAATGTTGAAGGTTCATATGTTGCTGGTAAACTTTGGAATCAGTGGGTAGTTGCAGGTCAAATTCCAACATGGTGGGGTCCTGGCCATGATGGTAGCTTAATTCGTGGTGATGCTAGCCGTCCGGTTTATGGTGTAACGGCACAACGTGCTGTGCAAAATGCTTTTGATTCAAAATGGTTATCTTGGATTGGGCCTTGGCAATATCAAGCTTTTGCTGGTCAATTAGATGACTATAAAGCAGTCCCTGATGCTAAATTAATTGGCTTGCGTGTAACTGCACAACCGTTGCCATATATTGAGTTAGGCGCATCGCGTGCTATTCAATGGGGGGGGGATGGACGTCCTGAAAGCTTTAGTTCTTTATGGGATGCATTTGTCGGCAATAAAGATAATGGTGGAACTGGTGAAGCAGATCCTTCAAACCAAATTGCAGGCTTTGATGGTCGCTTATTACTACAACCGCTATTCCAAGTTCCAGTCAGTATATATGGACAATATGTAGGTGAAGATGAAGCAGGTGGTTTACCTTCTAAGAAAATGTACTTAGCAGGTGTGGACTATTCATCTAGCTACAATAACTTGCCTTATCAACTTTATGCAGAATGGGCAGATACACGTACGAATGGCGATGTAAGAGGTATCTCTTATGCACATTCAACTTATAAAGATGGCTATTACCAGCATGGTTACCCATTAGGCCACGCGATGGGTGGTGATGGGCAAATGTATTCAGTGGGTGGTGATATCCGCTTTGATGTCATGAACCGTTTAAGTGGTCGTGCTATGGTGGTTAAGGTTAACCAATCTGACCGGGCAATTAATAAAGCATTCCCTAAAGACGATGAAATTAAAGCCCTTGATTTAACTTGGACACATTTCATCAAGCCTGATCTTCCATTAAAAATTAATGGCTGGGTAAGTGATTCAGATCTAGAAGGTAATGATGCAGGCGCATCTATTGGGATTGAAATTCCATTAGAACGTAAAATGTTCGGTTTCTAA